One part of the Thermostichus vulcanus str. 'Rupite' genome encodes these proteins:
- a CDS encoding cysteine desulfurase family protein — translation MLPLDPALYFDHSATTPPRPEVIEAMQQAMQDSWGNPSSLHAWGERAAMAMERARQQVADLLHCEPESLLFTSGGTESNNLALFGVAQAYSTPQHLIISSVEHSSVENAARQLQSQGWQVTRLPVNRFGQVDPEQLKGALQPNTALVSILHGQNEVGSLQPIAELGHICRQAGVLFHTDAVQTVGRIRLDLAQLPIDMLSLSGHKLYGPQGVGALYLRPGVELRPLLRGGGQERRLRSGTQGIPGIVGLGVAAALAAEELEAETERLRRLQRQLDRALQRIPGLTLTGPPDLQQRLPHHLSYCTDWIPGNMLVTAMSRQGIGISAGSACSSGQLIPSRILLAMGYSEAEALGSIRLSLGKATTAAAVEHVACCLQGHFLSNPGSGSLVELGTQPLLVGSYRATRRAEHERASGPEA, via the coding sequence ATGCTGCCTCTGGATCCCGCCCTTTATTTTGACCACAGCGCCACTACCCCGCCCCGGCCCGAGGTGATCGAGGCGATGCAACAGGCGATGCAGGACAGTTGGGGCAATCCCTCCAGTTTGCACGCTTGGGGAGAGCGGGCGGCAATGGCCATGGAGCGGGCACGACAGCAGGTGGCGGATCTCCTCCACTGTGAGCCGGAATCGCTGCTGTTTACTTCCGGCGGCACTGAGTCCAATAATCTTGCGTTGTTCGGGGTTGCCCAAGCCTATTCCACCCCCCAACACCTGATTATTTCCAGCGTTGAACATTCTTCGGTGGAAAATGCGGCCCGTCAGTTACAGTCCCAAGGCTGGCAGGTGACCCGCTTGCCGGTGAACCGCTTTGGACAGGTGGATCCCGAGCAGTTAAAGGGTGCCTTGCAGCCCAATACTGCTTTGGTCTCGATCCTGCACGGCCAAAATGAGGTGGGATCCCTGCAACCCATTGCTGAACTGGGCCACATTTGTCGCCAAGCCGGGGTACTGTTCCACACGGATGCTGTACAGACGGTGGGGCGGATCCGGTTGGATCTGGCGCAATTGCCCATCGATATGCTCTCGCTGTCTGGCCATAAGCTCTATGGGCCGCAGGGGGTGGGGGCCTTGTATCTGCGACCGGGGGTGGAGTTAAGACCTTTGCTGCGGGGGGGTGGCCAAGAACGACGTTTACGATCTGGCACCCAAGGGATCCCGGGGATAGTGGGCTTGGGGGTGGCTGCGGCCTTAGCAGCTGAAGAATTAGAGGCGGAAACAGAGCGGTTGCGCCGTTTGCAGCGCCAGTTGGATAGGGCATTGCAGAGAATCCCTGGACTGACCCTGACAGGGCCGCCCGATCTGCAACAACGCCTACCCCATCACCTCAGCTACTGTACTGACTGGATCCCGGGCAATATGTTGGTTACAGCTATGAGTCGTCAAGGCATCGGCATCAGTGCTGGATCCGCCTGTAGCAGCGGCCAATTGATCCCCAGCCGCATCCTCTTGGCGATGGGCTACTCAGAAGCGGAAGCGTTGGGATCCATTCGCTTGAGTCTTGGCAAAGCCACCACTGCCGCTGCTGTGGAGCATGTGGCCTGTTGTTTGCAAGGGCACTTCCTTTCTAATCCGGGATCCGGATCCCTTGTAGAGTTGGGAACTCAGCCCCTGTTGGTGGGTTCCTATCGCGCTACGCGCCGTGCGGAGCACGAACGCGCCAGCGGGCCGGAGGCATAG
- a CDS encoding glucokinase: MGLLLAGDIGGTKTSLSLADARDPEHSLWHCRYPSQNYPSLTPIVQEFLAQAQRELGRDPQPVAACFAVAGPVVEQRAKVTNLPWDLQASQLEVDLGIPHVALINDFSAVGYGVLTLKDKDLDTLQAGKRQPQAPIGVIGAGTGLGQAYLTWGEGGYQVHPSEGGHVDFAPRTPLEWELLRYLQQRYGRISTERVVSGQGIVAIYQFLRDSGWGQGEAQLLAQIQAWEKGAEHIDPAAQIANAAMEARDPLAVECLRLFISLYGATVGNFALQLLPRGGLFIAGGIAPKLLRLLHQGEFLPSFLDKGRMRPLLEQLSVQVVVNAQVGLMGAAAYASTL, encoded by the coding sequence ATGGGTTTACTTTTGGCAGGAGACATTGGGGGCACCAAGACCAGCCTCAGCCTTGCCGATGCCCGGGATCCAGAGCACAGCCTGTGGCATTGCCGCTATCCCAGCCAAAACTATCCCAGCCTAACCCCGATTGTGCAGGAGTTTTTGGCGCAAGCTCAGCGGGAGTTGGGTCGGGATCCCCAACCGGTGGCCGCTTGTTTTGCCGTTGCTGGCCCGGTAGTGGAGCAAAGGGCTAAGGTCACCAACCTACCCTGGGATCTACAAGCCAGCCAGTTGGAAGTGGACCTGGGGATCCCTCATGTGGCCTTAATCAACGACTTCAGCGCTGTGGGGTACGGCGTGCTTACCCTAAAAGACAAAGACCTGGATACCCTGCAAGCAGGCAAGCGGCAACCGCAGGCCCCCATTGGTGTGATTGGGGCAGGTACTGGGTTGGGGCAGGCTTACCTCACCTGGGGAGAAGGCGGCTACCAGGTTCACCCCAGCGAAGGGGGACATGTGGATTTTGCACCGCGAACCCCCTTGGAATGGGAGTTGTTGAGATATTTGCAACAACGGTACGGGCGCATCTCCACCGAGCGGGTGGTCTCGGGGCAGGGGATTGTTGCCATTTACCAATTTCTGCGGGATAGCGGCTGGGGGCAAGGAGAGGCGCAGTTGCTGGCCCAAATTCAGGCTTGGGAAAAAGGCGCTGAACATATCGACCCCGCAGCCCAAATTGCCAATGCAGCAATGGAAGCCCGGGATCCCTTGGCGGTGGAATGTCTACGTCTGTTCATCAGCCTCTACGGGGCTACGGTCGGAAATTTTGCTCTGCAACTGTTGCCACGAGGAGGGCTATTCATCGCCGGCGGCATTGCTCCTAAGCTGTTGCGCCTGTTGCACCAAGGGGAGTTTTTGCCCTCGTTTTTGGATAAGGGTCGAATGCGTCCCCTGCTAGAGCAGTTATCGGTTCAGGTGGTGGTCAATGCACAGGTAGGTCTTATGGGAGCGGCTGCCTATGCCTCTACTCTTTAG
- a CDS encoding DUF3120 domain-containing protein, whose amino-acid sequence MSALLVSLPVFLQAPLVRYAPWVSLVLSLGWLALSLHLYSQSRTRIWGDLLYGFTLTWLAGSLYWGWLRFEPLWHMPVEALGIPIVGWGARQRFARIGTWFYLGSLWGTAITDLYIHSVGLLPEWRQAMQFDRLDQAVIPFMAALDKMATPLGVTWGIGLGLLLLGVGLWMIQGSRRLHHWAFAGAVLNTLLVDGLFGWGAALLR is encoded by the coding sequence ATGTCTGCTTTATTGGTCAGCCTGCCGGTTTTTCTACAAGCGCCTCTGGTGCGCTATGCCCCTTGGGTGAGTTTGGTGTTGTCTTTGGGCTGGCTGGCCCTCAGTTTGCACCTCTACTCCCAGTCCCGTACCCGTATCTGGGGAGATTTGCTCTACGGCTTCACCCTGACTTGGTTGGCGGGATCCCTCTATTGGGGTTGGTTGCGGTTTGAGCCCCTTTGGCATATGCCCGTAGAAGCCCTAGGGATCCCGATTGTGGGGTGGGGAGCACGGCAACGGTTTGCCCGCATTGGTACCTGGTTTTATCTCGGCTCTCTTTGGGGCACGGCGATCACTGATCTTTATATTCATTCAGTTGGTTTGCTGCCGGAGTGGCGACAGGCAATGCAGTTCGACCGTTTGGATCAGGCGGTGATACCCTTCATGGCCGCTCTTGATAAGATGGCAACTCCATTGGGGGTGACTTGGGGAATTGGTTTGGGACTGCTGTTATTGGGGGTCGGCCTGTGGATGATTCAGGGATCCCGGCGGTTACATCATTGGGCTTTTGCGGGAGCCGTTTTGAACACATTGCTGGTGGATGGTTTATTTGGTTGGGGGGCAGCTTTGTTGCGATAA
- a CDS encoding aromatic ring-hydroxylating oxygenase subunit alpha, with amino-acid sequence MLVTQQPVLKRFWYPVIPMSLLQEGPQSFTLLGQPLVLWLDKEGKPAAVEDLCCHRSAQLSKGMVCDGHIRCPYHGWEFNGSGTCVKVPQLTEDFIPRSYKVAAYLCQERYGYAWVALADPLLPIPEIPEAADPSYRYIHEFYEPWACSGLRFMENSFDSAHPHFVHGHGKTHGDQSNPVPPPLDEVTELEDGLLVRHWMEVINRELQKKNLNMEEERTIRTNVRRWYMPFARTLKIHYPNGLHHLIFSAATPIDDGHSQLVQFVYRNDTEEQAKAADIIAYDRQVTEEDREVLETTDYDTPLDIQAEQHMASDKPGILMRRKLAALLKAHGEIEQRRAPV; translated from the coding sequence ATGCTGGTTACCCAACAGCCCGTTCTCAAACGCTTCTGGTATCCGGTGATACCGATGTCGCTCCTGCAAGAGGGGCCGCAGTCTTTTACCCTGTTGGGACAGCCTTTGGTCTTGTGGTTGGATAAAGAGGGCAAACCGGCAGCCGTGGAGGATCTCTGTTGTCATCGCTCTGCACAGCTCTCCAAAGGAATGGTGTGTGATGGCCATATCCGCTGTCCCTACCATGGCTGGGAGTTCAACGGCTCAGGAACCTGTGTCAAGGTGCCCCAACTGACCGAAGACTTCATTCCCCGCAGCTACAAAGTGGCCGCATATCTCTGTCAAGAACGCTACGGCTATGCTTGGGTGGCTTTGGCGGATCCCTTGCTGCCCATTCCCGAAATTCCGGAAGCGGCGGATCCCAGCTATCGGTACATTCACGAGTTTTACGAGCCCTGGGCCTGTAGCGGTCTGCGCTTCATGGAAAACTCTTTTGACAGTGCCCACCCCCACTTTGTCCATGGCCATGGCAAAACCCATGGGGATCAATCCAACCCGGTGCCGCCACCTCTGGATGAGGTGACTGAGCTGGAGGATGGCCTGCTGGTGCGTCACTGGATGGAGGTGATCAACCGCGAACTCCAGAAAAAGAACCTGAACATGGAAGAGGAAAGGACCATCCGTACCAATGTGCGCCGCTGGTATATGCCCTTTGCCCGCACCCTAAAAATTCACTATCCCAACGGCCTCCACCACCTGATCTTCTCGGCAGCCACCCCCATCGATGATGGCCACAGCCAGTTGGTGCAGTTTGTCTATCGCAACGACACAGAAGAACAAGCCAAAGCCGCCGATATCATCGCCTACGACCGCCAGGTGACTGAAGAAGACCGCGAAGTCTTGGAAACCACCGACTACGATACGCCCCTCGATATTCAAGCCGAACAACACATGGCTTCTGATAAACCCGGGATCCTGATGCGCCGTAAGTTGGCAGCTCTGTTGAAGGCGCATGGAGAAATTGAACAACGACGTGCTCCTGTTTGA
- the acs gene encoding acetate--CoA ligase, with the protein MSQPTLESILQENRLFPPPPAFAQQARITPERYEQLCREAERDPLGFWERLAREELHWFKPWQQVLQWDPPQAQWFVGGQLNLSYNCLDRHLENGRRHKTALIWEGEPGDIRTLTYEQLHQEVCRFANGLKALGIQTGDRVGIYMPMIPEAAMAMLACARIGAAHTVVFGGFSAEALKDRLRDAEAKAVITADGGWRKDAIVPLKPQVDLALAEGVPSVEKVLVVQRTGQAVEMTPGRDIWWHELAPTVSEDCPAQPMDAEAMLFILYTSGTTGKPKGVVHTTGGYNLYAHITCQWIFDLQEEDIYWCTADVGWITGHSYIVYGPLSNGATVFMYEGAPRPSKPDCFWELIARHRISIFYTAPTAIRAFMKSGDALPRQHDLSSLRLLGTVGEPINPEAWIWYHTVIGNERCPIVDTWWQTETGGIMISPLPGVTATKPGSATRPFPGIQADVVDLEGDPAPAGGYLVIRQPWPGMMRTVYKDPQRFRASYWEKIPPKDGQYFYFAGDGAHRDEDGYFWVMGRVDDVISVAGHRLGTMELESALVSHPAVAEAAVVGRPDELKGEAIVAFVILSDGQEGSESLRQELMQHVVTEIGAIARPSEIRFTDALPKTRSGKIMRRLLRNLAAGSGISGDTSTLEDRGVLERLRQEV; encoded by the coding sequence ATGTCTCAACCAACGCTCGAATCCATCCTGCAGGAGAACCGCCTTTTCCCACCGCCTCCTGCCTTTGCCCAACAAGCCCGCATCACCCCCGAACGCTACGAACAGCTTTGTCGAGAGGCCGAACGGGATCCCTTGGGGTTTTGGGAACGGTTGGCGCGTGAGGAATTGCACTGGTTCAAACCCTGGCAGCAGGTCTTACAGTGGGATCCGCCGCAAGCGCAGTGGTTTGTGGGAGGACAACTGAACCTCAGTTACAACTGCCTGGATCGTCATCTGGAGAATGGCCGCCGCCACAAAACCGCCTTGATTTGGGAAGGAGAGCCGGGCGATATTCGCACCTTGACCTATGAACAACTGCATCAGGAGGTCTGTCGCTTCGCCAATGGTCTAAAAGCGTTGGGCATCCAAACGGGGGATCGGGTGGGGATTTACATGCCGATGATCCCCGAGGCAGCGATGGCCATGCTGGCCTGTGCCCGAATTGGGGCGGCTCATACAGTAGTGTTTGGGGGGTTTAGTGCCGAGGCTCTCAAGGATCGGCTGCGGGATGCAGAAGCCAAAGCCGTGATCACAGCCGACGGGGGTTGGCGCAAAGATGCCATCGTTCCCCTGAAGCCCCAGGTGGATCTGGCGCTGGCAGAGGGGGTACCGAGCGTTGAAAAAGTCCTGGTGGTGCAGCGGACGGGGCAAGCGGTGGAGATGACCCCAGGCCGAGATATTTGGTGGCATGAACTGGCCCCCACCGTCAGCGAGGACTGTCCGGCCCAACCGATGGATGCAGAGGCCATGCTGTTTATCCTCTACACCTCCGGCACCACCGGTAAACCCAAAGGCGTTGTCCATACCACCGGCGGCTACAACCTCTACGCCCATATCACCTGTCAGTGGATCTTCGATCTGCAGGAAGAAGATATCTACTGGTGTACTGCCGATGTTGGTTGGATTACGGGGCACAGCTACATCGTCTACGGCCCTTTGTCCAACGGGGCCACCGTCTTTATGTACGAAGGAGCCCCCCGACCGTCTAAGCCCGATTGTTTTTGGGAGTTGATCGCTCGGCATCGGATTTCCATTTTCTACACAGCCCCGACGGCGATTCGCGCCTTCATGAAAAGCGGGGATGCCCTGCCCCGCCAACACGATCTGTCTTCCTTGCGTTTGTTGGGTACCGTTGGTGAGCCGATTAACCCAGAAGCCTGGATCTGGTATCACACCGTCATCGGCAACGAACGCTGCCCGATTGTCGATACTTGGTGGCAAACGGAAACTGGCGGTATCATGATCTCCCCCTTGCCAGGGGTGACGGCAACCAAACCGGGATCCGCCACCCGTCCTTTTCCAGGCATTCAAGCGGATGTGGTGGATTTGGAAGGGGATCCCGCGCCCGCAGGGGGGTATCTGGTGATTCGCCAGCCCTGGCCGGGGATGATGCGCACCGTGTACAAGGATCCGCAGCGATTTCGAGCCAGCTACTGGGAGAAGATCCCCCCCAAGGATGGGCAGTACTTTTACTTTGCCGGGGATGGTGCCCACCGAGATGAAGACGGGTACTTTTGGGTGATGGGTCGGGTGGACGATGTGATCAGTGTGGCGGGGCATCGCCTCGGAACCATGGAACTGGAATCCGCTTTGGTGTCTCATCCTGCGGTTGCCGAAGCGGCTGTCGTCGGTCGCCCGGATGAGTTGAAAGGAGAAGCAATCGTTGCCTTTGTTATTTTGTCAGATGGCCAAGAGGGTAGCGAATCTCTACGCCAAGAGCTGATGCAACACGTCGTTACCGAAATTGGGGCGATTGCCCGACCCAGTGAAATCCGGTTTACGGATGCTTTACCCAAGACCCGTTCGGGTAAAATCATGCGCCGTTTGTTGCGCAATCTGGCTGCTGGATCTGGTATTTCAGGCGATACCTCTACCCTTGAAGACCGCGGAGTGCTGGAACGGTTGCGACAAGAGGTTTAA
- a CDS encoding peptidoglycan D,D-transpeptidase FtsI family protein, which produces MKRASRLRQPALSPGQRSLSENAGPVRIPRRRRAEPGQYLPERLGLWLRWILGNRIPTVRQLDFRTWMTGLVLVIALFLTGVRLVYLQHQQAPMLQERAQAQQRAQLRPFIPRRSILDRHSIAKQQAELLAVDRPVYTLWAHPRLFGKRTPQEIAAALAPLLRRPVEQLTEQLTSNRAVRVERWISQEVADQIQALFLDGLELVSERQRIYPQKEMAAEVVGYVDLDHQGQAGLEYSQQGLMERTVQPVTIPRDGYGQLLAAEVPEGLLQSRETVLQLTLDMRLQRAARAALKTQLQRFQALRGTVIILQPQTGEILALVSEPTYDPNRYFEFDPGLFRNWAVTDLYEPGSTFKPINIAIGLDAGAFSADERVYDEGRILIGQWPIQNYDYNQRGAHGWMSVTDILRQSSNVGMVHLMRKLDPRQYYNALVRLGLNERSGVDLPFEPASRLKPLRQFLTVPVERATTAFGQGFALTPLQLASLHCIIANGGLKVQPHVVRGLVEKDTDTLVWGSAQPQPVRVLSEQATLSVRTQMRDVVDFGTGQSAKIEGYEIGGKTGTAQKAGPRGGYLPGKRITSFVGYFPAIRPNYVILAVIDEPRGEDAFGSTTAAPIVRSVIQEIITLEGIRPNAT; this is translated from the coding sequence TTGAAACGGGCTTCGCGTTTGCGTCAGCCTGCCCTGAGTCCAGGCCAGCGGTCTTTATCCGAGAATGCAGGGCCGGTCCGGATCCCACGCCGACGCCGCGCCGAACCAGGGCAGTACCTTCCCGAGCGATTGGGGCTATGGCTGCGGTGGATCCTAGGGAATCGGATCCCGACGGTACGGCAACTGGACTTTCGCACCTGGATGACTGGCTTGGTACTAGTCATTGCCCTGTTTCTGACGGGGGTGCGTTTGGTCTACCTGCAGCATCAACAGGCGCCGATGTTGCAGGAGCGGGCACAGGCCCAACAGCGTGCCCAGTTACGACCCTTCATTCCCCGCCGCTCCATCCTGGATCGCCACTCGATTGCCAAACAGCAAGCAGAGCTTCTGGCGGTTGATCGCCCTGTCTATACCCTCTGGGCCCATCCACGCTTGTTCGGCAAACGTACCCCCCAGGAGATTGCTGCTGCCCTTGCCCCTCTGTTGCGTCGTCCGGTGGAGCAACTGACAGAACAACTCACCAGCAATCGGGCTGTGCGGGTGGAGCGCTGGATTTCCCAGGAGGTGGCGGATCAAATTCAGGCGCTCTTTCTGGATGGGCTGGAGTTGGTGAGCGAACGGCAACGCATTTATCCCCAAAAGGAAATGGCTGCTGAGGTGGTGGGCTATGTGGATCTGGATCATCAAGGGCAAGCGGGATTGGAATACTCCCAGCAAGGGTTGATGGAGCGTACTGTACAGCCGGTTACCATTCCCCGCGACGGCTATGGGCAACTGTTGGCGGCGGAAGTACCCGAGGGTTTGCTGCAATCCCGCGAGACGGTGCTGCAACTGACCCTGGACATGCGGCTGCAACGGGCCGCCCGCGCTGCTCTGAAAACGCAACTGCAACGGTTTCAAGCGCTGCGGGGCACGGTGATCATTCTGCAACCGCAAACGGGAGAAATTTTGGCTTTGGTGAGTGAACCCACCTATGACCCCAACCGCTATTTCGAATTTGACCCAGGCCTATTTCGCAACTGGGCCGTCACCGATTTGTACGAGCCGGGATCCACCTTCAAGCCGATTAACATCGCCATTGGGTTGGATGCTGGGGCTTTTTCCGCGGATGAACGGGTGTACGACGAAGGGCGCATCCTCATCGGCCAATGGCCGATCCAAAACTACGACTACAACCAGCGGGGAGCCCATGGCTGGATGAGCGTCACCGATATTCTCAGACAATCCAGCAATGTCGGCATGGTGCATCTGATGCGCAAGCTGGATCCACGGCAGTACTACAATGCTTTGGTGCGGCTGGGACTCAACGAGCGCAGCGGGGTGGATTTGCCCTTCGAGCCCGCCAGCCGTTTGAAGCCGCTGCGGCAATTTCTGACGGTGCCAGTGGAACGGGCTACCACAGCTTTTGGCCAAGGGTTTGCCCTGACGCCGCTGCAATTGGCCAGCTTGCATTGCATCATCGCCAATGGGGGATTGAAGGTGCAGCCCCATGTGGTCCGGGGTTTGGTGGAGAAGGATACTGATACCCTGGTCTGGGGATCCGCCCAACCCCAACCGGTGCGGGTTCTCTCGGAGCAGGCAACCTTGAGTGTGCGCACCCAAATGCGGGATGTGGTGGACTTTGGCACAGGGCAATCCGCCAAGATCGAGGGTTATGAAATCGGCGGGAAAACCGGCACGGCCCAGAAGGCGGGCCCGCGGGGAGGCTATTTGCCGGGCAAACGCATCACCAGTTTTGTCGGTTATTTTCCGGCCATTCGCCCCAATTATGTGATTTTGGCCGTCATTGATGAACCGCGTGGGGAAGATGCGTTTGGGTCAACGACGGCTGCCCCGATTGTTCGCTCGGTGATTCAAGAGATCATCACTTTGGAAGGGATCCGCCCCAATGCAACTTAA
- a CDS encoding CPP1-like family protein, giving the protein MSPYQVLGISEEASFEEIQSAREQLLANLSADEQQQERVEQAYDAILMQRLRMRKEGKIAVPDRIRYAEQRATTLEPELSVPPPANQTPRWVNRWLDTPTAADTLLPAGILGGLVGWVVLAPDEYPSLQLALGLMACIYFLYRKERRFIRSFLLALGGLSLGLLLAYGIAIPLTGGDAPGALLVGITFAVMWLVTSFLR; this is encoded by the coding sequence ATGAGTCCGTATCAAGTGTTGGGAATCAGCGAAGAAGCCTCCTTCGAGGAGATTCAGTCGGCGCGAGAGCAATTGCTGGCTAACTTGAGTGCGGATGAACAACAACAGGAACGGGTGGAGCAAGCCTACGATGCCATCTTGATGCAGCGGCTGCGCATGCGCAAAGAGGGCAAAATTGCCGTCCCCGACCGGATTCGCTATGCCGAACAACGGGCTACCACCCTTGAACCGGAGCTGAGTGTACCACCACCTGCCAACCAAACTCCGCGCTGGGTTAACCGCTGGCTGGATACCCCTACTGCTGCGGATACCCTCTTGCCCGCTGGCATTTTAGGGGGATTGGTCGGTTGGGTGGTCTTAGCTCCTGATGAATACCCTTCCCTGCAGTTGGCACTGGGGTTGATGGCCTGTATTTATTTTCTCTACCGCAAAGAGCGGCGCTTCATTCGCTCCTTTCTCTTAGCCCTGGGAGGATTGAGTTTGGGGTTGTTACTGGCCTATGGCATTGCCATCCCCCTCACGGGTGGAGATGCTCCCGGAGCACTGTTGGTGGGGATCACTTTTGCGGTGATGTGGTTGGTGACCAGCTTCTTACGCTAA